The Bemisia tabaci unplaced genomic scaffold, PGI_BMITA_v3 genome has a segment encoding these proteins:
- the LOC140225781 gene encoding dynein regulatory complex protein 9-like, with protein sequence MALKFQNPIEIASLVCVLEDAVKKLIIVEKLHKPAVRANSQRGNAFLTRNSTTQILRITRDELLESGSYRCLKAYVQKQSNQQHKNANLNESHSQVLVEIKNAKKSIEDITRSGKQALQEETNTISEIVDDIQGELSCNAARMSLAERWEDAREQQNMFKCQMEEAKIETKVQEAVAAIDSEHRVDAEIENYLHLAIAKLKDEIENWTKRYDEEIAEREAELASLMETRNAALEKLERLNSEFTGRQKEIEDYLATKEDLRRSKEREEYLNKMATKIQAWWRGTMYP encoded by the exons ATggctttgaaatttcaaaatccgattgaaataGCCAGTCTGGTGTGCGTTTTGGAGGATGCCGTGAAGAAACTCATCATAGTAGAAAAACTTCATAAGCCAGCAGTGAGAGCAAATTCTCAGAGGGGAAACGCTTTTCTTACTCG GAATTCGACAACTCAAATTCTGCGCATAACCCGAGATGAGCTCTTGGAAAGTGGTTCTTACCGTTGCCTCAAAGCTTATGTTCAAAAACAGTCGAAtcaacaacacaaaaatgccaACTTAAACGAATCACATTCGCAGGTTTTAGTGGAAATCAAGAATGCCAAAAAAAGTATTGAAGACATCACTAGATCAGGAAAACAAGCTTTGCAAGAGGAGACAAACACGATCTCAGAGATCGTG GACGATATTCAAGGAGAGCTCTCGTGTAACGCAGCGCGAATGAGTTTAGCAGAGCGATGGGAAGATGCTCGAGAGCAGCAGAATATGTTCAAGTGTCAAATGGAAGAGGCGAAAATCGAAACGAAAGTCCAGGAAGCGGTCGCTGCCATCGATTCTGAACATCGAGTTGACGCTGAGATAGAAAACTACCTCCATCTTGCTATTGCG AAACTGAAAGATGagattgaaaattggacgaagcGGTATGATGAGGAAATCGCCGAGCGTGAGGCTGAATTAGCATCCTTGATGGAAACAAGGAACGCAGCATTGGAGAAACTAGAGCGGTTAAATTCAGAG TTTACGGGGCGGCAGAAGGAAATAGAAGACTACTTGGCGACGAAAGAGGATCTCAGGCGATCTAAGGAGAGAGAAGAATATTTGAACAAGATGGCGACGAAAATCCAAGCTTGGTGGCGGGGCACAATG TATCCTTGA
- the LOC140225782 gene encoding uncharacterized protein, with amino-acid sequence MKLSSKASTAAANFHDSDTAGSREKKSKDCTILKRKIKTSVQKGVIVKEETEESDSSSSSSSNSSLECVSKLRKVMPEPSSSNTSTSGRTTAAKPFCFSGTKRTVSILPDKEPEILPKAGTTFTITMSGARATSPEPTKKSVFARLDNKSSNVSGDVADTDFSLAGEKKFPFDDNGLLPTVEIKNDLYTPTEEAYSKEDGRGLHEPVAWVKPIIHTEGILANPAVKPKTGPKERLGMTSSASPFLSSQANPFDQHYTLSSVKSLLDAQLRARQNLGFNRVQLHIMGIVGTKTSSVEVDSSYMSSTDGLGNKEVVLDDDDVFYTNDMQSNNMHLSKVVERKCPSLVWITN; translated from the exons ATGAAGTTATCCTCAAAAGCATCAACAGCTGCAGCTAATTTTCATGACAGTGACACTG CAGGCTCAAGggagaaaaaaagcaaagactgcacgattttgaaacgaaaaattaaaacaagtgTTCAAAAAGGTGTCATTGTGAAAGAGGAAACTGAAGAAAGTGACAGTTCGAGCAGCTCCTCATCAAACAGCTCCCTAGAATGTGTGAGTAAACTCAGGAAAGTCATGCCCGAACCAAGTAGCAGCAACACTAGTACTTCAGGACGAACTACGGCAGCAAAACCTT TTTGTTTCAGCGGCACCAAAAGGACTGTCTCAATTTTACCAGATAAAGAACCAGAGATACTTCCAAAAGCAGGCACAACTTTTACCATCACAATGAGTGGAGCTCGTGCTACTTCTCCCGAACCAACGAAG AAATCTGTGTTTGCTCGGTTGGATAACAAAAGCTCTAATGTGTCAGGAGATGTGGCTGATACTGATTTTTCTCTTgctggagagaaaaaatttccttttgatg ACAATGGACTGCTACCGACAGTGGAGATTAAAAATGACCTTTACACCCCAACTGAGGAAGCCTACTCGAAGGAAGATGGAAGAGGCTTGCACGAGCCTGTAGCATGGGTGAAACCCATCATTCACACTGAAGGAATTCTTG caaATCCAGCAGTGAAACCTAAAACAGGTCCCAAAGAGAGACTTGGAATGACCTCGTctgcttctccttttctttcatCTCAAGCTAACCCGTTTGATCAGCATTATACGTT ATCAAGTGTAAAATCTCTGTTAGATGCTCAACTAAGGGCTAGGCAAAACTTGGGCTTTAACAGAGTTCAACTACATATTATGGGTATTGTGGGCACGAAAACATCCTCTGTGGAG GTCGACTCCTCGTACATGTCTTCTACAGATGGGCTTGGTAATAAAGAAGTTGTGTTGGATGATGATGATGTCTTCTACACCAATGACATGCAGTCCAACAACATGCACCTCTCTAAGGTTGTGGAAAGAAAGTGTCCATCCCTAGTATGGATTACGAATTGA